In a genomic window of Hyphomonas sp.:
- a CDS encoding gamma-glutamyltransferase family protein has protein sequence MKHKKVVRIEVRKPDEASQPGPGDRMPAGRPLGTRSSVVAPNGAAATAHPLATQTALDVLKAGGSAVDAAIAANAMLGLVEPTGNGIGGDLFAIVWDPETQQLYGYNGSGRSPMGATLNDMQAKADEFMQGEEIPPFGAAPVTVPGTVDGWYALHDKFGKQPMNMNLEPAIQYARNGAPIPEVIAYYWGRNATRLQEAADSGMLEEFDNAKATYFSPAPKEGSLFRNPDLADTLERIAYKGRDEFYSGETAHIMGDYFERIGGFLTYEDFAAHTGEWVEPICVTYRGDYKVCELPPNTQGIAALQMLQMLERFDLRGMGFGSADSIMAQVEAKRLAFADRAAGYADPETSGIDPAIFVRPGYNAERADTIDLGQAMAPPAPGFADADAKLNDGDTTYLTVTDKDGMMVSLIQSNYRGMGTGLVADGLGFMFQDRGQLFSLDPDHPNVFEPAKRPFHTIIPAFAFKKDMPGCQVRAEPIEQACRFEPWLSFGLMGGGMQPQGHVQIILNLVDFDMGLQEAGDAARWEHVGGCEPTDDLNGDACETDMGVVHLESGIPPETRAELEARGHTVECCKANAGGYQAIMRDFESGAWIAATEMRKDGSADGY, from the coding sequence GTGAAACACAAGAAGGTGGTGCGGATAGAAGTCCGCAAGCCAGATGAGGCGAGCCAGCCGGGGCCGGGTGACCGGATGCCGGCGGGCCGCCCGCTGGGCACGCGCTCCTCCGTGGTAGCCCCGAATGGCGCGGCCGCCACGGCCCACCCGCTGGCAACCCAGACCGCGCTCGACGTGCTGAAAGCCGGCGGCTCGGCCGTGGACGCCGCGATTGCCGCGAACGCGATGCTGGGCCTTGTCGAACCGACAGGCAACGGCATCGGCGGCGACCTGTTTGCGATCGTCTGGGATCCGGAGACGCAGCAGCTCTACGGTTATAATGGCTCCGGCCGCTCGCCCATGGGCGCCACTCTGAACGACATGCAGGCCAAGGCCGACGAGTTCATGCAAGGCGAGGAGATCCCGCCCTTCGGCGCAGCGCCGGTGACCGTGCCCGGCACGGTCGATGGCTGGTACGCGCTGCATGACAAGTTCGGCAAGCAGCCGATGAACATGAACCTCGAACCGGCCATTCAGTACGCCCGTAACGGCGCGCCGATTCCTGAGGTCATCGCCTATTATTGGGGCCGCAATGCAACGCGCCTGCAGGAAGCGGCTGACAGCGGCATGCTGGAAGAGTTCGACAATGCGAAGGCGACCTATTTCTCGCCCGCCCCGAAAGAAGGCAGCCTGTTCCGCAATCCGGACCTCGCCGACACGCTTGAGCGGATCGCCTACAAGGGCCGGGACGAATTCTATTCCGGCGAAACCGCCCACATCATGGGCGACTATTTCGAACGGATCGGCGGCTTCCTGACCTATGAGGACTTTGCCGCCCATACCGGCGAATGGGTCGAGCCGATCTGTGTGACCTATCGCGGCGACTACAAGGTCTGCGAATTGCCGCCGAACACGCAGGGCATCGCGGCGCTGCAGATGCTGCAGATGCTCGAACGGTTTGACCTGCGCGGCATGGGCTTCGGCTCGGCCGACAGCATCATGGCGCAGGTGGAAGCGAAACGGCTCGCCTTTGCAGACCGGGCGGCTGGCTATGCTGATCCAGAAACGTCCGGGATTGATCCCGCTATCTTTGTTCGCCCCGGCTACAATGCTGAACGGGCAGACACGATTGACCTCGGTCAGGCGATGGCACCTCCTGCCCCCGGCTTCGCAGACGCAGATGCCAAGCTGAACGACGGCGACACGACTTACCTCACCGTCACCGACAAGGACGGCATGATGGTGTCGCTTATCCAGTCGAACTATCGCGGCATGGGCACGGGGCTCGTCGCGGATGGCCTCGGCTTCATGTTCCAGGATCGCGGGCAGCTGTTCAGCCTCGACCCGGACCATCCGAACGTGTTCGAACCCGCCAAGCGGCCCTTCCACACGATCATTCCGGCCTTCGCCTTCAAGAAGGACATGCCGGGCTGTCAGGTGCGCGCCGAGCCGATCGAACAGGCCTGCCGGTTCGAGCCATGGCTGAGCTTCGGCCTGATGGGCGGCGGCATGCAGCCGCAGGGCCATGTGCAGATCATCCTGAACCTCGTCGATTTCGACATGGGCCTGCAGGAAGCCGGTGATGCCGCGCGCTGGGAACATGTTGGCGGGTGCGAGCCAACCGATGACCTCAATGGCGACGCCTGCGAAACCGACATGGGTGTCGTGCATCTGGAAAGCGGCATCCCGCCGGAAACCCGCGCCGAACTGGAGGCCCGCGGCCACACGGTGGAATGCTGCAAGGCGAATGCAGGCGGCTATCAGGCCATCATGCGCGACTTCGAAAGCGGCGCCTGGATTGCCGCCACCGAAATGCGCAAGGATGGCAGCGCGGATGGGTACTAG
- a CDS encoding uracil-DNA glycosylase has translation MSPEAPADCPLCPRLVAYREEVAVKEPDWFNGAVPSFGPEDAELLIIGLAPGVTGANRTGRPFTGDWAGDLLYATIDKFGYSTGTYDARPDDGLKLKRAMITNAVRCVPPQNKPVGAEINQCRPFLSARIAALPKLKAMICLGKISHDSTVRTLGLKLKDHPFGHGTHYDVAFEGRPLALISSYHCSRYNTNTGRLTAEMFEDVFAMAKSVTDPA, from the coding sequence ATGAGTCCGGAAGCTCCCGCCGATTGTCCTCTATGCCCGCGCCTTGTGGCGTATCGGGAAGAGGTCGCCGTGAAAGAACCGGACTGGTTCAATGGCGCCGTGCCGAGTTTCGGGCCGGAGGATGCCGAATTGCTGATCATCGGCCTTGCGCCGGGCGTCACCGGGGCGAACCGGACAGGCCGGCCATTCACCGGCGACTGGGCCGGGGACCTGCTCTACGCAACCATCGACAAGTTCGGCTATTCAACCGGCACATATGATGCGCGGCCGGATGACGGGCTGAAGCTGAAGCGCGCCATGATCACAAATGCCGTGCGCTGTGTGCCGCCGCAGAACAAGCCGGTTGGCGCGGAGATCAATCAGTGCCGGCCCTTCCTGTCGGCCCGCATTGCGGCGCTGCCGAAGCTGAAGGCGATGATCTGCCTCGGCAAGATTTCCCATGATTCCACGGTACGCACGCTGGGCCTGAAACTGAAGGATCACCCCTTTGGCCACGGCACGCATTATGATGTGGCGTTCGAAGGCCGGCCGCTGGCGCTGATCTCGTCCTATCATTGCAGCCGCTACAACACGAATACCGGTCGCCTGACGGCAGAGATGTTCGAGGATGTGTTTGCGATGGCGAAGAGTGTGACCGATCCGGCCTAA
- the smpB gene encoding SsrA-binding protein SmpB yields MAKKSQTKGRSDGLVAENRRSRRDYAVEDTLEAGIMLVGSEVKSLRQGKANIAEAYVSPEDGGLYLINADIPIYNAANRFNHEPKRKRKLLVSKRELAKLSQSVDRAGRTIVPLKLYFNERGLAKLLIGLATGRKSHDKREVEAKRDWQRQKARILKEG; encoded by the coding sequence ATGGCAAAGAAGAGTCAGACCAAGGGCCGCTCGGATGGGCTGGTCGCGGAAAACCGCCGCTCCCGCCGCGATTATGCGGTCGAGGATACGCTGGAGGCTGGCATCATGCTGGTCGGGTCAGAGGTGAAATCCCTGCGCCAGGGCAAGGCCAACATCGCCGAAGCCTATGTCAGCCCGGAAGATGGCGGCCTCTACCTGATCAATGCGGACATCCCGATCTACAATGCCGCCAACCGGTTCAATCATGAGCCGAAGCGCAAGCGGAAACTGCTCGTGTCAAAGCGCGAACTGGCGAAACTCTCCCAGTCGGTCGACCGGGCTGGGCGCACCATCGTGCCTCTGAAGCTCTATTTCAACGAGCGCGGTCTCGCCAAGCTCCTCATCGGCCTCGCGACCGGCCGCAAGAGCCATGACAAGCGCGAAGTCGAGGCCAAACGCGACTGGCAGAGACAGAAGGCGCGGATCCTGAAAGAGGGGTGA
- the dapA gene encoding 4-hydroxy-tetrahydrodipicolinate synthase, whose product MFHGSIPALVTPFKNGAVDRDAFVALVERQIAGGSSALVPVGTTGETSTLSTQEHKDVVTLCVEITKGRVPVIAGAGANATDEAIDLVQHAKTVGADAALVVCPYYNNPNQEGLEAHFRAINDAVALPVLLYNVPGRTVVDLAPDTVARLAQLPNIVGIKDATGDMERVSQHAAAIPEGTQFVQLSGDDPSALGHLAMGGMGCISVTANVMPEACAAMHASFQAGNLAEARAIERKLIALHKAMFCSPSPGPAKYALSKLGLCTDEVRLPLTAPSAEKRAEIDQAMALAGLNA is encoded by the coding sequence ATGTTTCATGGCTCAATCCCAGCGCTCGTCACACCTTTCAAAAATGGTGCCGTTGACCGGGACGCATTCGTTGCGCTGGTAGAGCGCCAGATTGCCGGCGGTTCCAGCGCGCTCGTGCCGGTCGGCACCACGGGCGAGACGTCCACACTCTCCACGCAAGAGCATAAGGATGTCGTAACGCTTTGTGTTGAAATTACCAAAGGCCGCGTGCCCGTGATTGCCGGGGCCGGGGCCAACGCCACAGATGAGGCGATCGATCTGGTCCAGCATGCCAAGACCGTTGGCGCCGATGCCGCGCTGGTCGTCTGCCCCTATTACAACAATCCCAATCAGGAAGGCCTTGAGGCCCATTTCCGCGCCATCAATGACGCCGTGGCCCTGCCGGTTCTGTTGTACAATGTGCCCGGCCGCACAGTGGTTGACCTTGCGCCGGATACCGTCGCGCGCCTGGCCCAATTGCCCAATATTGTCGGCATCAAGGATGCTACCGGCGACATGGAGCGTGTCAGCCAGCATGCCGCTGCCATTCCCGAAGGCACTCAATTCGTGCAGCTGTCCGGCGATGACCCAAGCGCCCTCGGCCACCTTGCCATGGGCGGCATGGGCTGCATCTCGGTCACCGCCAATGTGATGCCAGAGGCATGTGCCGCAATGCATGCATCCTTTCAGGCGGGAAATCTGGCCGAAGCGCGCGCCATCGAGCGCAAGCTGATCGCGCTGCACAAGGCGATGTTCTGTTCGCCCTCGCCGGGGCCAGCGAAATATGCCCTGTCGAAACTGGGCCTGTGCACCGATGAGGTGCGCCTGCCGCTCACCGCGCCATCTGCAGAAAAGCGGGCTGAAATCGATCAGGCCATGGCGCTTGCGGGTTTGAACGCCTAA
- a CDS encoding lytic transglycosylase domain-containing protein — MMRPVAIIASLAVLSQAAAAAGVPEAPSLKPARPYVSSVTDARNAEILHKALRAADRYDWPTVAHLQTQASDPDVRNVIMWVRASRGVPGMNFSEVSYALETLSDWPKTVAMRRRAEEIIGLSSYSHKERIDWLTASGPVTGAGKIALADSWRAIGEPAKALEAVRDAWHNNSLERDVERQVLSTYGKQLTQDDHRARVDFLLWTNQRTAASKLKYLLTDDYRKLVDARIALAARSRNVDALVNAVPAHLQDNPGLLYERARWRRQKLRNQDVATPLLTGIDGNDVPAAGRSRLWDERNIAIRTDLKEGNWTRAYQLAAPHGMDSGGDFAEAEWVAGWIALRLKNDAGRSLDHFETMSDGVSTPISLARGKYWSGRAHDALGQTDAARTDYTSAAEHKFTYYGQLAAERLDDKKLAFPKSAEPTEAEIEAFEARPMVRALRLLGESGEERLFREFAYHLDDLLETESEYLLLARMATEYQVPDVGVRGAKAGLAKGIVSTDAAYPVVAYPLLREPQVERPLMLALSRQESEMNPNAISHVGARGLMQFMPATARNEARLRGLPYRTSWLTDDPGYNMTLGGQHLDTLLSQFNGSYIMTAAAYNAGPSRPRQWIGDYGDPRTGQVDPVDWVEFIPFSETRNYVQRVLENTQVYRHRLLGEPVEIQIEEDLKRGRE, encoded by the coding sequence ATGATGCGACCCGTTGCCATTATTGCCTCCCTTGCCGTCCTGTCACAGGCTGCTGCAGCCGCTGGCGTGCCCGAAGCGCCAAGCCTGAAACCGGCCCGCCCCTATGTTTCGTCCGTCACGGACGCCCGCAATGCCGAGATCCTGCACAAGGCGCTGCGGGCCGCAGACCGCTATGACTGGCCGACGGTGGCGCATCTGCAGACGCAGGCATCGGACCCGGACGTGCGAAATGTGATCATGTGGGTGCGCGCCAGCCGCGGCGTGCCCGGCATGAACTTCTCGGAAGTGTCCTATGCGCTGGAAACGCTGAGCGACTGGCCGAAAACGGTCGCCATGCGCCGCCGCGCCGAGGAAATCATCGGCCTGTCCTCCTACAGCCACAAGGAACGGATCGACTGGCTGACAGCCTCCGGGCCGGTCACGGGCGCCGGCAAGATCGCCCTGGCAGACAGCTGGCGCGCCATTGGCGAGCCGGCCAAGGCGCTGGAGGCGGTGCGCGACGCCTGGCACAACAATTCCCTTGAACGCGATGTCGAACGTCAGGTTCTTTCCACCTATGGCAAGCAACTGACCCAGGATGATCACCGCGCCCGGGTCGACTTCCTGCTGTGGACCAACCAGCGGACCGCCGCGTCGAAACTGAAATACCTGCTGACCGACGACTATCGCAAACTTGTGGATGCCCGTATTGCGCTGGCCGCACGTTCGCGGAATGTCGATGCCTTGGTCAATGCCGTCCCGGCCCATCTGCAGGACAATCCCGGACTGCTCTATGAGCGCGCCCGGTGGCGCCGACAGAAGCTGCGCAATCAGGATGTCGCGACGCCATTGCTGACCGGGATCGATGGCAATGATGTACCGGCCGCCGGTCGGTCCCGGTTGTGGGACGAGCGCAACATCGCCATCCGCACCGACCTGAAGGAAGGCAACTGGACCCGCGCCTATCAGCTGGCCGCACCGCATGGCATGGATAGCGGCGGTGACTTTGCAGAGGCAGAATGGGTCGCGGGCTGGATTGCCCTTCGCCTGAAGAACGATGCGGGCCGCAGCCTCGATCACTTCGAGACCATGTCGGACGGGGTGTCGACGCCGATCAGCCTGGCACGCGGCAAATACTGGTCGGGCCGCGCCCACGACGCGCTGGGCCAGACCGATGCGGCGCGGACCGACTACACATCCGCAGCGGAACACAAATTCACCTATTATGGCCAGTTGGCAGCAGAACGCCTGGACGACAAGAAACTCGCCTTCCCGAAATCGGCAGAACCGACCGAAGCCGAGATCGAAGCGTTCGAAGCCCGCCCGATGGTGCGTGCCCTGCGCCTGCTGGGAGAGAGCGGTGAGGAACGCCTGTTCCGCGAGTTCGCCTATCACCTGGACGACCTTCTGGAGACCGAAAGCGAATACCTTCTGCTGGCCCGAATGGCCACGGAATACCAGGTTCCGGATGTCGGCGTGCGCGGGGCCAAGGCCGGACTTGCCAAGGGCATTGTCTCGACCGATGCGGCCTATCCGGTGGTTGCCTATCCGCTGCTGCGCGAACCGCAGGTGGAACGCCCGCTGATGCTGGCCCTGTCGCGCCAGGAAAGCGAGATGAACCCGAATGCGATCAGCCATGTCGGCGCACGCGGCCTGATGCAGTTCATGCCGGCCACGGCCCGCAATGAAGCGCGTCTGCGCGGCCTGCCGTATCGCACGTCCTGGCTGACCGATGATCCGGGCTACAACATGACGCTGGGCGGCCAGCATCTCGATACGCTGCTGTCGCAATTCAATGGCAGCTACATCATGACCGCTGCAGCCTACAATGCCGGGCCGAGCCGTCCGCGCCAGTGGATCGGCGATTATGGCGATCCACGCACCGGGCAGGTCGATCCGGTGGACTGGGTGGAATTCATTCCATTCTCGGAGACGCGCAACTATGTCCAGCGCGTGCTGGAGAATACACAGGTCTACCGTCACCGCCTTCTCGGCGAACCGGTCGAAATCCAGATCGAGGAAGACCTGAAGCGCGGACGGGAATAG
- a CDS encoding TonB-dependent receptor has product MAQPRSIKNVLYSAAAATALGLLVPAQGWAQEDTPETESGALMLDELVITARKREESLQDVPIAVTGIGGDQLRDEQITDLSEIALQVPSFTFQSQNSMESEMFIRGVGSVRLNGATADPSIGTFLNEVYVGRRGSATPPIFDLSRVEVLRGPQGTLFGKNIVGGAINLITAAPQDEFDAGGSLSIGNYSSVLAEGFVTGPVTDTVSARLALFRETHDGYAKNIVTGQDLEDKDSTAGRLSVNWDASDTVFVSIVADYSQDRAGGPSRHAVDDPKTPGFGFITPNIPEDPRVNVSPYDQYADRDTAGLTGRVEWDIGDMSLVYLAAYRYGQGDGRWTQAGAGSPPSITDSTLTQHELYQGVTQELRLASSQDNALRWIAGLYYLDENVKRVSRNTATSFLPGGPGGTRDSLDGDNIYLGYSDTASYAVFGEIEYDLTQDLTLAVGGRFTTDKKDLDTRAVILDYGLPGDILSPAPLQEEYDVVQSEEWSEFTPKVALNWTPTENALLYASYASGYKGGGWQGATANAIAAATPYDPESAATYEVGLKAEWYNNRLRTNLAAFYTDFTDLQVELLDDVNLTLVVANAADAAIKGVEYEVRVLPTEWLTLFAAGSFLDTEYKDYIDPLRGIDYSGNQLQRTPDFQYTIGADVDLRLTDSLDFVAALNYSYQDQMFWGPDNHNEEPGYGLLNGRIGVASADGRWTATIWGKNMSDELYRVSIIPFAGDEVSVFGAPQTYGVRFSARY; this is encoded by the coding sequence ATGGCGCAACCGCGTTCGATCAAGAATGTGCTCTACTCAGCAGCTGCGGCAACGGCGCTGGGATTGTTGGTACCCGCACAGGGCTGGGCTCAGGAAGACACGCCGGAAACTGAATCCGGTGCGCTGATGCTGGACGAACTGGTCATCACGGCCCGGAAGCGCGAGGAAAGCCTGCAGGACGTTCCGATAGCCGTGACCGGCATTGGCGGTGACCAGCTGCGCGACGAGCAGATTACGGACCTGTCGGAAATCGCCCTTCAGGTGCCGAGCTTCACCTTCCAGTCCCAGAACAGCATGGAATCGGAGATGTTCATTCGGGGCGTCGGTTCGGTACGCCTGAATGGCGCCACGGCAGACCCCTCGATCGGCACATTCCTCAATGAGGTATATGTCGGCCGCCGTGGCTCTGCGACGCCTCCGATCTTCGACCTGTCGCGAGTGGAAGTCCTGCGCGGCCCGCAGGGCACTCTGTTCGGCAAGAACATTGTGGGCGGTGCAATCAATCTGATTACCGCAGCGCCGCAGGACGAGTTCGATGCCGGAGGCTCTCTGTCCATCGGCAATTACTCCAGCGTTCTGGCTGAGGGCTTCGTCACCGGACCCGTAACGGACACGGTGTCGGCCCGCCTGGCGCTGTTCCGCGAAACCCATGACGGCTACGCCAAGAACATCGTCACCGGACAGGATCTTGAAGACAAGGATTCCACAGCTGGCCGCCTGTCGGTGAACTGGGATGCCTCTGACACCGTATTCGTGTCGATTGTCGCCGATTACAGCCAGGATCGCGCCGGCGGCCCGTCCCGTCATGCCGTCGATGATCCGAAAACGCCGGGCTTTGGCTTCATCACGCCAAACATTCCGGAAGACCCGCGTGTGAACGTCTCTCCCTATGATCAGTATGCCGACCGGGACACCGCCGGCCTGACCGGACGCGTCGAATGGGATATCGGCGACATGTCGCTGGTCTATCTGGCAGCCTATCGCTATGGACAGGGAGACGGGCGCTGGACACAGGCAGGCGCGGGCTCTCCCCCCTCCATCACGGACAGCACGCTTACCCAGCATGAACTCTATCAGGGCGTCACGCAGGAACTCCGCCTCGCCTCCTCCCAGGACAACGCTTTGCGCTGGATCGCTGGCCTGTATTACCTGGACGAGAATGTGAAGCGCGTGTCCCGCAACACCGCCACATCCTTCCTCCCCGGTGGCCCCGGCGGGACACGTGACTCGCTCGACGGAGACAACATCTATCTGGGTTACAGCGACACGGCCAGCTATGCCGTATTCGGGGAGATCGAGTATGATCTCACCCAGGACCTGACCCTGGCCGTGGGCGGACGTTTCACGACCGACAAGAAGGATCTCGATACGCGTGCCGTCATTCTGGACTACGGCCTGCCGGGAGACATCCTGTCTCCGGCGCCGCTGCAGGAAGAATATGACGTCGTACAAAGCGAAGAATGGTCGGAATTCACGCCGAAAGTGGCACTGAACTGGACTCCGACCGAGAATGCGCTGCTGTATGCCTCCTATGCCAGCGGCTACAAGGGCGGCGGCTGGCAGGGCGCAACAGCGAATGCCATCGCAGCGGCCACCCCCTATGATCCGGAATCTGCCGCGACCTATGAGGTTGGCCTGAAGGCGGAATGGTACAACAACCGCCTCCGCACAAATCTGGCCGCGTTCTATACCGACTTCACCGACCTTCAAGTGGAGCTGCTGGACGATGTGAACCTGACGCTGGTTGTGGCCAATGCGGCAGATGCCGCCATCAAGGGGGTGGAGTATGAAGTCCGCGTCCTGCCGACCGAATGGCTCACCCTGTTCGCGGCAGGCTCCTTCCTCGATACGGAATACAAGGATTACATCGATCCGCTCCGTGGCATCGACTATAGCGGCAACCAGCTGCAACGGACGCCCGACTTCCAGTACACGATCGGCGCCGATGTCGACCTCCGCCTGACGGACTCGCTCGATTTCGTGGCGGCCCTCAACTATTCCTATCAGGACCAGATGTTCTGGGGCCCGGACAATCACAATGAAGAGCCGGGCTATGGCCTGCTGAACGGCCGGATCGGCGTCGCGTCCGCTGACGGACGCTGGACGGCCACGATCTGGGGCAAGAACATGTCCGATGAGCTGTATCGCGTCAGCATCATTCCCTTTGCCGGGGATGAAGTCTCCGTCTTCGGGGCGCCCCAGACCTATGGCGTCAGGTTCTCGGCCCGCTACTAG
- a CDS encoding acetolactate synthase large subunit, whose product MTDQPIQTLTGAEALVSTLADHGVTACFANPGTSEMHLVTALDHEPRIKSTLCLFEGVATGAADGHARVTGMPAMTLLHLGAGYLNGGANIHNARRAWTPMINVIGDHAVPHQRYDAPLASDVIGMAGPNSRWIKSADAVAKAGDLAAQAWEASFGPQPGPVSLILPADTAWLEGGRPGAKRTRPALRQPGPAAIDAAAAAVKAASKPVVIINGTALTEAGLAQAARVKAAGVRVLTDTFFPRQARGAGRFVPDRMQYFAEGAMADLEGSDLMLIAGTQVPVAFFAYPGKPSVLVPEGCTPMMIGGPDTDSAAILAALADALGVRDAAPMAELDLPGAPTGTLNAAAIGASIARHMPEGCFVSDDGVSNGLPSFLMTQRARPHDWMMLTGGAIGQGMPLALGASLAAPDRKTLCITGDGAGMYTNQALWSMARESANVVNVVFVNHSYRILNIELARTGAGNPGPAAQELLGLGHPEIDWVKLSESQGVPAVNATTAEEFDTALERAFASDGPRLIAAHVPAR is encoded by the coding sequence ATGACAGACCAGCCAATTCAGACACTGACAGGCGCCGAAGCGCTTGTTTCGACCTTGGCAGATCATGGCGTGACCGCCTGCTTCGCCAATCCGGGCACGTCGGAAATGCACCTCGTCACGGCGCTGGACCATGAGCCGCGCATAAAGTCGACGCTGTGCCTGTTCGAAGGCGTCGCCACCGGCGCGGCGGACGGGCATGCCCGGGTGACCGGCATGCCGGCCATGACTTTGCTGCACCTCGGGGCAGGGTATCTCAATGGCGGGGCGAACATTCACAATGCCCGCCGCGCATGGACACCCATGATCAACGTGATTGGCGATCATGCCGTGCCGCACCAGCGCTATGATGCGCCGCTGGCCTCGGATGTGATCGGCATGGCCGGGCCAAATTCCCGCTGGATCAAGTCAGCTGATGCGGTGGCGAAGGCGGGCGACCTCGCCGCGCAGGCCTGGGAAGCCAGTTTCGGGCCGCAGCCCGGTCCGGTTTCGCTGATCCTGCCGGCAGACACCGCCTGGCTGGAGGGAGGCAGGCCCGGCGCGAAGCGAACCCGTCCCGCTCTGCGCCAGCCGGGTCCCGCCGCCATCGATGCTGCTGCAGCAGCCGTCAAGGCCGCCAGCAAACCGGTCGTCATCATCAACGGCACGGCGCTGACCGAAGCCGGGCTGGCCCAGGCCGCGCGGGTGAAGGCAGCCGGTGTGCGGGTGCTGACCGACACGTTCTTCCCGCGACAGGCACGCGGTGCGGGCCGCTTCGTGCCGGACCGGATGCAATATTTCGCTGAAGGCGCGATGGCAGATCTCGAAGGCTCAGATCTGATGCTGATCGCGGGCACGCAGGTGCCGGTGGCCTTCTTTGCCTATCCCGGCAAGCCCAGCGTGCTGGTCCCGGAGGGCTGCACGCCCATGATGATCGGCGGACCGGATACGGACAGTGCAGCCATTCTCGCTGCGTTGGCCGACGCGCTCGGCGTAAGAGACGCCGCGCCCATGGCCGAACTGGACCTGCCGGGCGCGCCTACCGGCACACTGAACGCAGCAGCCATCGGCGCGTCCATTGCGCGCCACATGCCCGAAGGCTGCTTCGTTTCGGATGATGGTGTATCCAATGGCCTGCCGAGTTTCCTGATGACGCAGCGCGCCCGTCCGCACGACTGGATGATGCTGACCGGGGGTGCAATCGGGCAGGGCATGCCGCTCGCACTGGGGGCGTCATTGGCAGCCCCTGACCGCAAGACCCTCTGCATCACGGGGGATGGTGCCGGCATGTATACCAACCAGGCCCTGTGGAGCATGGCGCGGGAGAGTGCGAATGTGGTCAATGTCGTCTTCGTCAACCATTCCTACCGCATCCTGAACATTGAACTGGCCCGGACCGGCGCCGGCAATCCGGGGCCGGCTGCGCAGGAATTGCTGGGGCTGGGTCACCCGGAGATCGACTGGGTGAAACTGTCGGAATCCCAGGGTGTGCCCGCGGTAAATGCAACGACAGCGGAAGAGTTTGACACGGCCCTCGAGCGGGCGTTTGCGTCGGACGGCCCCCGGCTGATCGCGGCCCATGTGCCGGCCAGATAG